CGCCGGCGGAACTTCTCGTCGGCCTGCACGTTCACCTGCCACGTGCGCCCGAACAGGTTGAAGTCGTTCACGTACAGCGAGCCAAAATACACCTGAAGCGCGCCCACGATGTCGCCTACTGCGACGCCCTTCATCTGGGCCGCGTCGCGGTCGATGTGGAGCCGCAACCAGGGCGTGTCCGCGCGGTAGCCGGTGAACGTGTCCCGCAGTTCCTTCTCGTCCGCGCTCTCGACGATGCTCCGCGCCGCTTCCTCGATCGCCTCGGGGCCTGTGTCCCCGCGGTCCTCCACGATCAGCTTGAAGCCGCCGGTGTTACCCAGCCCGTCCACGGGGGGCGCACCGAACACGGTGAGCCGCGCGCCGGGAACCTCGTCCGAAAGCTCGCGCTGGAGCTTGGCCGCGATCGCGTCGCCGGAGAGGGCCGGGTCGTGTCGGTTCGGGAAGTCGTCGAGCATCACGTAAAGCGTCGCGAAGTTCGGTGCGGTCGTACCGATCATCACCGAGTTCCCGGACACGCTCACGGTGTGCTTCACCCCGGGCGTGCGCTGCGCGACGGCTTCCAGTTTCCGCATTTCCTGTTCCGTGCGCTCGACCGACGCGGCGTCCGGGAGCACCACGTTCACGAGCAGGTAGCCCTTGTCCTGGGCCGGGATGAAGCCGGTCGGCGTGGTGTTGAGGGTGTCGTATGTGAGGTACAGGAGCCCGCCGTAACCGACGAGGATGAGCAGCGACCCGCGCAGCGTGACCGCCACGACCCGCGTGTAACCTACGGTTACCGCATCGAAGCCGCGGTTGAAGCCGGTGAACAGGTACCCCAGCGTGCGGTTCAGCACCGTCCGCAGCAACCACCCGGCACCGCCGCCCACCAGTCCCGCGCCCGCGGCCACGGCGACGGACATCGGCAGGGAGAACACGAGCGACCCGAACGGCGCGTCCACGGTCCCCACGGCCCACGGCGGCGGGTTGGCAGTCAGGTAGTAGTACGCGAGGCCCGCCCCCGCGAGCGGGAAGGCGATCGAGGGCAGCGGGTCGCGCGCCCCGGCGTCGGAATTGGATTTAAGCAACAGTGCGCAGAGTGCCGGGCTAAGAGTGAGCGAGTTGAACGCCGAGATCAGCGTGCTGACCGCGATCGTCACTGCGAACTGGCGGTAGAACTCCCCGACGATCCCCGAGATGAACACGCACGGCACGAACACCGCCGACAGCACCAAGCCCACCGCGATAACGGGACCGGCCACTTCGTCGAGTGCTTTTATGGTTGCGTCGCGCGGCGCGAGTCCGTGTTCAATGTGGTGCTGAACGGCCTCGACGACGACGATGGCGTCGTCCACCACGATCCCCACCGCGAGCACCAAACCGAACAGCGTCAGGTTGTTCACCGAGTAGTCGAGAACGGCCATCGCCGCGAACGTGCCGACGATGGCAACGGGCACCGCGGCGAGCGGGATGATCGCCGCGCGCCACGACTGGAGGAACACGAGCATCACGATCGCCACGAGGACCACCGCGTCGCGGAGCGTGTGGAACACTTCCTTGATCGACTCGTCGATGAACGGTGTCGTGTCGTAAGCGATCTGGTACTCAACGTTCGCGGGGAACCGGGGCCGGAGTTCGGCCATTTTCTCGCGCACGCGCCTCGCGGTGTCGATCGCGTTGGTACCGGGGAGCTGGTACACCGCGAGCGCGACAGACGGCTTGCCGTCGAACGTGCAGGACTGGTCGTAGCTGAGCGCGCCCAGTTCGATCGTGCCCACGTCCTTGAGGCGCACCGGTCGACTATCCGGATCGGCCTTGAGGATGATTTCGCCGAACTGTTTCTCGTCGGTGAGCCGGCCCAGCGTGTTGATCGTGTACTGGAACGCCTGCCCGCTGGGGGCCGGGGGTTGGCCCACCTGCCCGGCCGCGACCTGCGCGTTCTGTTGCTCGATCGCGTGGAGTACCTCGGCGGAAGACAACCCCTTCACCGCCATCTTTTCGGGATCGAGCCAGATCCGCATCGAGTAGTCGCGCTGGCCCAGGTACGTGATGTCGCCCACGCCCTGGAGCCGGGCCAGTTCGTCGCGCAGTTGGATGGTCGCGTAATTACTCAGTTCGAGGAGCAGGCGCTGGCGCGCCTTCTCGTCGTCCGGCACGTCCTTGGTGTTGTACAGGTTGATAATCATCAACTGGCTGGGCGACTTCTTCTTGACCGTGACCCCGCGGCGCTTCACCAGATCGGGCAGCACCGGCTCGGCCAGATTTACGCGGTTCTGTACGAGCACCTGCGCGATGTTCAGGTCGATGCCAGGCTTGAACGTGACCGTCAGCGTGTACGAGCCGTCGTTCCCGCACGTGGACGACATATACATCATGTCCTCCACGCCGTTCACCTGCTGCTCAATCGGAGCGGCCACGGTGTCGGCAACCACCCGGGCGTTCGCCCCGGGGTAGATGCCGTACACCTCGACCGTCGGCGGAGTGATGTCCGGGTACTGGGCGACCGGGCGCGAGTCCAACCCGACCAGGCCCGCGAGCACGGTCATGATCGCCAGCACCGCGGCGAAAATCGGTCGATCGATGAAGAAGCGTGTGAACATGCCGCGTGTGGGATAGAGAGAAGTTAGTACCCGGGCGCGTTCAACGGGCGCCGCGAACCGCGTTGGTGACCCCGATCATTTCGTTCCGCCACGAATCCGGATCTTGCGCGCGACGTTACCCAACTTCCGGACGGCCCGGGTCGGAACAGCGAGCACGAGGCGCCCGGCCCCTCGCACCACATCCCCGAGCGTGTGTACGGTGTCGCCGGTGGCCATCACCAACATCCCGAGGAACACGGCCGCAAGCAGGCCAACGAACCCGAGCAGGAGTTCGTAGAGCAGCGCGTCGGACCCGAACTCGATCGCCAGGAGCAGCCCCGGAATGGCCATGATGACGAGTGCGAGTTCGGCCAGCGACATCACCCGCGAGTGCCCCGTGAGGTGGCGGGCGCGACGCACGAGGCGGTCCATGAGGGCGAAGAACACGGGCGTGAGGAACACGCCAAACGCGGTCACCCCGAGCATCCCGCCGAGTACGGCCACGCCCAGCGCTTGGCGCATCTCGGCCCCGGCCCCCGTCGCGATCGCGAGCGGCACCACGCCCAACATGAACGCGACCGAGGTCATCATGATCGGCCGGAACCGGAGCGCGCACGCTTCCAAAATGGCGGCGTTCAGCTCCGCGCCCCGATCGCGTGCGATCTTCGCGAACTCGACGATGAGGATCGCGTTCTTACATGCAAGCCCCACCAGCACCACGAACCCCACCTGCGTGAAGATGTTCACGTCCTGCTTGCCGATACCGGACGCGAGCGCCCACTTGTTGGCGTTCCCAATGAGTACGCGATCGATCCACGCCGCGGTCTCGAGCGCCCACGGCCCCAGTTTCAAGAACTCGGGACCGTCGCCCGCGTTCCATTGCAGAACCTGCTGCGTCGCGGACCCGGGGTCACTGAGCCACACCGCCCCGAGCGAGCATGCCACGCACACCGGCACAACGAGGATCACCGCCAGCGGGAACGCCCAGCTCTCGTAAAGCGCGGAGAGGATCAGGAACACGAACGCGACCGACAGCCCGAACACCAGCCCGCCCGTGTTGCGCGACTGCTTTTCGAGGAACGTGAGTTCCGTCCACTCGTAGGCCATCTTGTCGGGCAGTTGTTGCTCGGCGAGCTTTTCGAGCATCCCGATCGCGTCGCCGGTGCTGCTCCCGGCCGACACGTTGCCGTTGACCGCCGCGGCCGGGTACATGTTGTACCGCGTGATGACCAGCGGCCCGCTCCGCTCGTTCACGGTCAGCAGCGCGCCCAGTGGCACCATGTCGCCCTTCTTGTTCCGCACCTTCAGGCGCTTCACGTCCTCCAACTGGTCGCGGAACCGGTCGTCGGCCTGCACGTTCACCTGCCACGTGCGACCGAACCGGTTGAAGTCGTTCGCGTAGCGGCTACCCATCGTCCCCTGGAGGGTCGCGTACACGTCCCCCACGTCCACCTGGCGCTCTAAACAGGCATCGATATTGATGGCCAGAACGAGTTGCGGCGAATTGGTCTTAAACACCGTAAACAACCCGACCACCTGCTTCTGCTGGTTCGCCTTCTCGATGAACGCTTCCGTTTGCTGCTGGAGCATGGCCGGGCCGACGTCGCCGCGGTCCTCGATCATGATGCGGAACCCGCCCGCGCGCCCGAGACCGGACACCGCCGGCGCACCGAACACCTGCACCTGCCCCTCGGGGCACAGCATGTTGAACCGCTTCCGCAACTCGGTCGCGATCGCGTCGGCCGTGAGCGTCTTCGAGCGCCGGTTCTCGAAGTCGTCGAGGATGACGAACATCGAACCGAAGTTCGAGCCGTAGGCGCTGATGACGAACGAGTTCCCGGCAACTGCGTTCACGTGGCGCACCGGGCGCACTTTGTTCCCGGTGCCGTCGTCCAGCTCCGTTTCCAGCGCGATGCGACTAATCTTCGACATCACCTCGCGCGTGCGCTCGGCGCTGGCCGCGTCCGGAAGCTGCACGCTGCAAATCATGTAGCCCTTGTCCTGCTGCGGGATGAACCCGGTGGGCTGCGTGCGGAACGCGGCCATGCCCGACGCGACGATCGCTGCGTAGCCGGCCAGCACCAGAAGCGGCACGCGCAGCCCGAGGCTGACGAGCTTCACGTACGCGCGGTTGGTCGTCTCGAACACGCGGTTGAATAGCCGACCCAAGTACGTCAACGGGGCGAAGGCGTACCCCATCAGCACGGCGACGAACGACGGTTTCCGGTTCGGGTCGGGTGCCCCCTTGAGCAGCAGAGAACAAAGGGCCGGGCTAAGTGTGAGCGAGTTGAAAGTAGAAATCAGCGTGCTGACCGCGATCGTGAGCGCGAACTGCCGGAAGAACGCACCCACGATCCCCGAGAGGAACGCGCACGGGAGGAACACCGCACCC
This region of Gemmata massiliana genomic DNA includes:
- a CDS encoding efflux RND transporter permease subunit, which codes for MFTRFFIDRPIFAAVLAIMTVLAGLVGLDSRPVAQYPDITPPTVEVYGIYPGANARVVADTVAAPIEQQVNGVEDMMYMSSTCGNDGSYTLTVTFKPGIDLNIAQVLVQNRVNLAEPVLPDLVKRRGVTVKKKSPSQLMIINLYNTKDVPDDEKARQRLLLELSNYATIQLRDELARLQGVGDITYLGQRDYSMRIWLDPEKMAVKGLSSAEVLHAIEQQNAQVAAGQVGQPPAPSGQAFQYTINTLGRLTDEKQFGEIILKADPDSRPVRLKDVGTIELGALSYDQSCTFDGKPSVALAVYQLPGTNAIDTARRVREKMAELRPRFPANVEYQIAYDTTPFIDESIKEVFHTLRDAVVLVAIVMLVFLQSWRAAIIPLAAVPVAIVGTFAAMAVLDYSVNNLTLFGLVLAVGIVVDDAIVVVEAVQHHIEHGLAPRDATIKALDEVAGPVIAVGLVLSAVFVPCVFISGIVGEFYRQFAVTIAVSTLISAFNSLTLSPALCALLLKSNSDAGARDPLPSIAFPLAGAGLAYYYLTANPPPWAVGTVDAPFGSLVFSLPMSVAVAAGAGLVGGGAGWLLRTVLNRTLGYLFTGFNRGFDAVTVGYTRVVAVTLRGSLLILVGYGGLLYLTYDTLNTTPTGFIPAQDKGYLLVNVVLPDAASVERTEQEMRKLEAVAQRTPGVKHTVSVSGNSVMIGTTAPNFATLYVMLDDFPNRHDPALSGDAIAAKLQRELSDEVPGARLTVFGAPPVDGLGNTGGFKLIVEDRGDTGPEAIEEAARSIVESADEKELRDTFTGYRADTPWLRLHIDRDAAQMKGVAVGDIVGALQVYFGSLYVNDFNLFGRTWQVNVQADEKFRRRSADLKRLRVKSAGVELENQMAAQQARAAGKPAPPPKEIMVPLSSFLSVRDTSGPVMVQRYNLYPAAAITSNPAPGVSSGQALAAMERTANEKLPSTMKAEWTELALLQLETKDTALRAFVLSVVLVFLVLAAQYESWALPLAVILVVPMCILSAAFGVLYAGQDVNIFTQVGFVVLVGLACKNAILIVEFAKQRADAGAPRWQAALDACKLRLRPIIMTSVAFIIGVVPLVLAKGAGAEMRHTLGTAGVAGVLGGTAFGLFLTPVFFVVLQRLKESWAGAREPVAVSTEPPPAAH
- a CDS encoding efflux RND transporter permease subunit, whose translation is MIARFFIDRPIFATVLSVVITLAGAMAVGTLPVSQYPKVTPPTIQIDCNYPGASAQVVSETIASPIEQQVNGVEDMLYMTSQCTSDGTYTLTVTFKSGTDLNMAQVRVQNRVNLAFPQLPEVVRSTGITTRKRSPELLMTVGITSPPEPGLPDGRYDQLYLSNYAVLKLKEELQRLPGISDVTIFGQRDYAMRLWVDPDKLAARNLTAADVVQALRQQNLPIAAGQVGQPPNGTGQPYQLTLAALGRLEDIEQFEQIVVKGGPQGQLVKVKDVARVELGAKSHDVANRFDDKPTVGLAIFILPEANAIQTAEAVKGHMAKMGKDFPPGITYEIGYDTSPFIRESIFEVFKSLRDAIVLVAIVVLVFLQTWRAAIIPLAAVPVAIIGTFGAMALAGFTINNLTLFGLVLAVGIVVDDAIVVVEAVQHQLEKGLAPREATIRAMEDVSGPIIAVGIVLGAVFLPCAFLSGIVGAFFRQFALTIAVSTLISTFNSLTLSPALCSLLLKGAPDPNRKPSFVAVLMGYAFAPLTYLGRLFNRVFETTNRAYVKLVSLGLRVPLLVLAGYAAIVASGMAAFRTQPTGFIPQQDKGYMICSVQLPDAASAERTREVMSKISRIALETELDDGTGNKVRPVRHVNAVAGNSFVISAYGSNFGSMFVILDDFENRRSKTLTADAIATELRKRFNMLCPEGQVQVFGAPAVSGLGRAGGFRIMIEDRGDVGPAMLQQQTEAFIEKANQQKQVVGLFTVFKTNSPQLVLAINIDACLERQVDVGDVYATLQGTMGSRYANDFNRFGRTWQVNVQADDRFRDQLEDVKRLKVRNKKGDMVPLGALLTVNERSGPLVITRYNMYPAAAVNGNVSAGSSTGDAIGMLEKLAEQQLPDKMAYEWTELTFLEKQSRNTGGLVFGLSVAFVFLILSALYESWAFPLAVILVVPVCVACSLGAVWLSDPGSATQQVLQWNAGDGPEFLKLGPWALETAAWIDRVLIGNANKWALASGIGKQDVNIFTQVGFVVLVGLACKNAILIVEFAKIARDRGAELNAAILEACALRFRPIMMTSVAFMLGVVPLAIATGAGAEMRQALGVAVLGGMLGVTAFGVFLTPVFFALMDRLVRRARHLTGHSRVMSLAELALVIMAIPGLLLAIEFGSDALLYELLLGFVGLLAAVFLGMLVMATGDTVHTLGDVVRGAGRLVLAVPTRAVRKLGNVARKIRIRGGTK